A window of Methylobacterium bullatum genomic DNA:
AGACGAGCGTGCGCCCAACGAGGCGCCTGTGAGGGAACATGGCTCAGACCACCGTCCATGCCGGAGGCAGCGCGCCGGCAGCACCGACACCTCACGAACCTTGGTACAAGGTCCTCTACATCCAGGTGCTGATCGCCATCGCACTAGGCATCCTGCTCGGATATCTGCACCCCGAATGGGGCAAGTCCGTCAAGTGGTTGGGCGACGCCTTCATCGCCCTCATCAAGATGATGATCGCGCCGATCATCTTCTGTACCATCGTCCACGGCATCGCCTCCATCGGCGACCTGAAGAAGGTCGGCCGCGTAGGCTTGAAGGCATTGGTCTATTTCGAGGTGGTCTCGACCATTGCGCTCCTCATCGGCGTGCTTGTGGGCGAGGTGGTGAAGCCGGGCGCCGGTTTCAATGCCGATGTGAGCAAACTCGACGGTAAATCGGTCGAGAAATACGCCAAGATCGCCGCCGACGATTCCGTCACCGGCCACATCATGGCGCTGATCCCGAAGAGCTTCTTCGACGCTTTCGCCACGGGTGACCTGCTCCAGGTTCTTCTCATCTCGATCCTCACCGGCGTCGTGGTGACCGGCATGGGCAAGCGCGGCGAGGCGATCACGCACGCCATCGACACGGCCGGCCAGATCTTCTTCCGCATCATTGGCCTCGTGGTGAAGCTCGCCCCCATCGGTGCCTTCGGCGCCATGGCATTCACCATCGGCCAGTACGGCATCGGCAAGGTGATCGATCTCGCCTGGCTCGTCGGCACCTTCTACGTCACCGCCTTCCTGTTCGTGGTTCTGGTCCTTGGCGGCATCGCCCGGGTGGCCGGCTTCTCGATCTTCAAGTTCCTGGCCTACATCAAGGACGAACTCCTCATCGTGCTCGGCACCTCGTCCTCCGAGACGGTGTTGCCGCACATGATGACGAAGATGCGCCGCCTGGGCGCCTCGGATTCCGTCGTGGGCTTGGTGATCCCCACCGGCTACTCGTTCAACCTCGACGGCACCAACATCTACATGACGCTGGCGTCGCTGTTCCTGGCCCAGGCCGTGGGCGCGGACCTGTCGTTCGGCCAGTACGCCACCATCATCCTGGTGGCGATGCTGACCTCGAAGGGGGCCTCCGGCGTCACGGGCGCCGGCTTCATCACTCTTGCGGCCACGCTCAGCGCCATCCCGAACAATCCGGTGCCGGTTGCCGCCATGACCCTGATCCTGGGTGTCGACAAGTTCATGTCGGAGTGCCGGGCCATCACCAACCTGATCGGCAACGGCGTCGCCACGGTGGTGGTCAGCCGCTGGGAGGGCGAACTCGACCAGGAGAAGTTGAACCAGGTCATGGCGCATCCCTTCTCCATCGGCACCGACATTTCGGATCATGCGCCCAACATGGACCAGGAGCCCGCTCCCCGTCCGGCCGTCGCTGCACAGTAGCGCCGCATCGTGGACTCTGCGCGCCTGCGCATCGGGATCGACCTCGGCGGGACCAAGATCGCCGGCATCGCCCTCGATGCCGGCGGAGCCGTTCGCGCCGAGGCGAGGATTTCGACCCCGCGAAACGATTACGACGCCACCCTCGACGCGATCGCCGCGCTGGTCCTGCGCCTTGAGCGGGACGCCGGCGGCGTCGGTAGCGTCGGCATCGGCATGCCGGGGGCCATCACGCCCGTCAGCGGCCTTGTCAAGAACGCCAACTCGGTCTGGCTGAACGGCAGGCCCTTCGTCATCGATATCGCGGCGCGGCTCGGCCGGCCGGTCAGAGCCGAGAACGATGCCAATTGCCTCGCGGTCTCCGAGGCGGTGGATGGCGCGGGTGCCGGGGCGCGGGTCGTCTGGGCGATCATCCTCGGGACCGGCGTCGGCTCCGGCATCGCCATCGACGGGGTCGCCCTGTCGGGCGCCAACCGCATCGCCGGCGAATGGGGCCACAATCCGCTTCCCGCCCCGCGCGACGACGAACGGCCCGGCCCGTCCTGCTATTGCGGGCGGCACGGCTGTATCGAGACCTGGCTCTCCGGTCCCGGCCTCGCCGCCGATCATGCTCGGCGCGTCGGAGTTCCAGCGGCGACCGGTGAAGCGGTGATCGCCGCCGCGCGCGCCGGTGATGTCACCGCATCGAAGAGCATCACCCGCTACCAGGAGCGTCTCGCCCGCAGCATCGCCGGCGTCATCAACATCCTCGACCCCGACACAGTGGTCCTCGGCGGAGGCTTGTCGACGGTGCCGGAACTGACCGCCGATCTCGACACGCTTCTTCTTCCGCACGTCTTCTCCGATGAATGCGGGACACCGATCCGGGTGAGCCACCACGGCGACGCATCCGGCGTGCGGGGTGCAGCCTGGTTATGGGGCATCCCCGCCTGAACCTCTCCCCATCGCGCCCCGCAGCCGGTATGGACGGGGACAATCACACAACGACGTGAGCGTATTCCCATGACGAGTCTGGCTTCCCTCGATCCCGCCGCCCGCGACGCGCTTCACGCGAAGACCCGCGAGGCCTACGAGGCCTTCAAGAGCCGAGGCCTCAAGCTCGACATGACCCGTGGCAAGCCGGCGCCGGAGCAGCTCGACCTGTCCAGCGCGATGATGTCGTTGCCCGGCAACGGCGATCATTTCGCCGAGGCGGGTGACGATGCGCGCAATTATGGCGGCCTCCAGGGTCTGCCCGAGGCGCGTGCCCTGTTCGCGCCGATGGTGCAGGCGCCGCCGGCCCAGATCGTCATCGGCGACAATTCGAGCCTCGCGCTCATGCACGATTGTATCGCCTGGGCTCTGCTGAAAGGCGTGCCCGGCTCGGTGAAGCCGTGGTCGAAGGAGGAGGAGCCGGTCATCCTCTGTCCCGTCCCCGGCTACGACCGCCACTTCGCCATCTGCGAAGCCCTGGGCATCCGCATGCTGCCCGTCCCCATGACCGGCCAGGGGCCGGACATGGACGTGGTCGAGAAACTGGCCGCCGATCCGGCCGTGAAGGGCATGTGGTGCGTGCCGAAATACGCCAATCCGAGCGGCGAGACCTATTCCGACGAGACCGTCCGGCGTCTGGCCGCCATGGAAACCGGTGCCCCCGATTTTCGGCTG
This region includes:
- the dctA1 gene encoding C4-dicarboxylate transport protein — translated: MAQTTVHAGGSAPAAPTPHEPWYKVLYIQVLIAIALGILLGYLHPEWGKSVKWLGDAFIALIKMMIAPIIFCTIVHGIASIGDLKKVGRVGLKALVYFEVVSTIALLIGVLVGEVVKPGAGFNADVSKLDGKSVEKYAKIAADDSVTGHIMALIPKSFFDAFATGDLLQVLLISILTGVVVTGMGKRGEAITHAIDTAGQIFFRIIGLVVKLAPIGAFGAMAFTIGQYGIGKVIDLAWLVGTFYVTAFLFVVLVLGGIARVAGFSIFKFLAYIKDELLIVLGTSSSETVLPHMMTKMRRLGASDSVVGLVIPTGYSFNLDGTNIYMTLASLFLAQAVGADLSFGQYATIILVAMLTSKGASGVTGAGFITLAATLSAIPNNPVPVAAMTLILGVDKFMSECRAITNLIGNGVATVVVSRWEGELDQEKLNQVMAHPFSIGTDISDHAPNMDQEPAPRPAVAAQ
- the mak gene encoding Fructokinase, whose protein sequence is MDSARLRIGIDLGGTKIAGIALDAGGAVRAEARISTPRNDYDATLDAIAALVLRLERDAGGVGSVGIGMPGAITPVSGLVKNANSVWLNGRPFVIDIAARLGRPVRAENDANCLAVSEAVDGAGAGARVVWAIILGTGVGSGIAIDGVALSGANRIAGEWGHNPLPAPRDDERPGPSCYCGRHGCIETWLSGPGLAADHARRVGVPAATGEAVIAAARAGDVTASKSITRYQERLARSIAGVINILDPDTVVLGGGLSTVPELTADLDTLLLPHVFSDECGTPIRVSHHGDASGVRGAAWLWGIPA
- a CDS encoding Putative aminotransferase/MSMEI_6121 codes for the protein MTSLASLDPAARDALHAKTREAYEAFKSRGLKLDMTRGKPAPEQLDLSSAMMSLPGNGDHFAEAGDDARNYGGLQGLPEARALFAPMVQAPPAQIVIGDNSSLALMHDCIAWALLKGVPGSVKPWSKEEEPVILCPVPGYDRHFAICEALGIRMLPVPMTGQGPDMDVVEKLAADPAVKGMWCVPKYANPSGETYSDETVRRLAAMETGAPDFRLFWDNAYTVHHLTATRHPLADILALCEEAGHPDRPFIFASTSKVTLAGAGIAVFASSPENVRWFLGRSFFRTIGPDKLNQLRHVRFLKDMAGIEAHMEKQRALIAPKFQAVLDALEARLGGTGAATWTTPEGGYFITVDTVDGAAQRTVALAKEAGIALTPAGATSPYGRDPHDRTLRLAPTFPSLSDVKAAAEGIALCILLAGLETETAA